The Candidatus Eremiobacteraceae bacterium genome contains the following window.
TCGTCGGTCCACTCGCCGAACTTCACTTCGGCGACGAGTTTCGGCCGGACCCAGTGGCTCGTCTTCGGCAGCGGCGGCGGTGGCGGCGGATCGAACGGACAGCGCGCCGTCGCCAGCGGTTTGAGTTTGGCCATGACCGCCTTGAGCGACGCGCCATCGAAACCCGTGCCGACGGCGCCGCAAAAGACCAGCGCACCTTTTTGGTATACCCCGAGCAGCAACGCGCCGAACTCCGCGCGGGCGCCCTGCGGGTCGGTCCAACCGCCGATGACGAATTCTTGTTCGAGGTGCGTCTTGATCTTGAGCCAGTCGCGCGACCGGCGTTCCTGATACGTCGAATCCCGGCGCTTGGCGACGATGCCTTCGAGCGCTTGACGCTGCGCCTGCGCGAACAGCCGCTTCCCTTCGCCGATGACGTGCTTGGAGTACATCACCCGCGTGGCCCCTGGTCTGATGACCCGCTCGAGCGCTTTTTTCCGGCTCTCGAGCGGCGTCGATCGCAGGTCGCGACGGCCGTCGAAGAGCAGGTCGAAAACGGCGTAGACGATGCGCCCGCTTTCGCCCTTGGCGCCGCGCGCGGGTTTGAACCTGCGCTGGAGGCGTTGGAACGACGAGCGCCCTTTGGCGTCGAGGCTGACGATTTCGCCGTCGATGACCAGCGGCGCGCCCCGGAAATCCTCGCTCAATCCTTCCAATTCTGGAAACTTGGCGTTGAGCGGCAGCCCGTTGCGCGAGACCAAGCGGTGGGCGCCCGCCGCGCTGACCGTGCAGATGGCGCGGATGCCATCCCACTTCAACTCGAACAGCCACGCATCGTCGTCGAAGGGGGCTTCCACGAGGGTGGGCAGCATCGGCTGCTTGATGATGGGGATCTTCGCAGCGGCCACGGCCCGCCATCATTAGACGCGCGGCGGCGGGCGCCTTGCCGGGAAGCAGACGGCGCCCCGCCCTTGAGCAGGGCGCGGCGCCGCAGACATCGAGCAGGCAGTTCCTAGCTCGCCAGTTCGTCGTCTCCATCGAGCACGAGCATCATGCGCGAACGCTCCTCGGCCGGCTTCTTGTCATTGACGCCCATCTCAAGACAACGCGCGCAAAGCACCGAGCCGTCTTCGACGGCGAACACTTCGCCGAGATCGCGGTGGCAGGCGCTGCATACTGGCATGTCATTTCCCCCGGAGCGACGCCTGCGGTCCCCCACCTAAGGCGCTACCCATCACCCAGTATATCGGCGGCCGTGCGGCCCAAACAAGAACGCCCGCTCACATTCGACCGGCGTCACAGGGGCCGGCGCAGCGCGCGTGCGTGCGCGGGATTACTTTTTGCGCTTGCGCGGGGGCGCGGGCGGCAGTTTGGCGCCCTCTTTTCGAGCCTCGGACAGGCCGATCGCGATCG
Protein-coding sequences here:
- the ligD gene encoding non-homologous end-joining DNA ligase, translating into MAAAKIPIIKQPMLPTLVEAPFDDDAWLFELKWDGIRAICTVSAAGAHRLVSRNGLPLNAKFPELEGLSEDFRGAPLVIDGEIVSLDAKGRSSFQRLQRRFKPARGAKGESGRIVYAVFDLLFDGRRDLRSTPLESRKKALERVIRPGATRVMYSKHVIGEGKRLFAQAQRQALEGIVAKRRDSTYQERRSRDWLKIKTHLEQEFVIGGWTDPQGARAEFGALLLGVYQKGALVFCGAVGTGFDGASLKAVMAKLKPLATARCPFDPPPPPPLPKTSHWVRPKLVAEVKFGEWTD